The following coding sequences lie in one Spinacia oleracea cultivar Varoflay chromosome 1, BTI_SOV_V1, whole genome shotgun sequence genomic window:
- the LOC110777194 gene encoding AAA-ATPase At3g28580 gives MDKFSEYSSWLAALMFCWTLYRHYLPSKIRESIEYFSSRFTHKFANYFSPYLDITFNEYTGRFTRSEAYTAIQNYLSDKSSAKAKSMNADYIQDSKSLLLKLGDNEEIMDVYDGIQVWWSFKKEESSQPSFSFFPTTPEKRSYTLVFHGKYRKLILDKYLPYVLEEGESIAVQKRRRKLFTNNASGEEGMWDHIEFKHPARFEMLAMEESKKQMILDDLQWFKSAEKYYAQIGKPWKRGYLLYGPPGTGKSTLVAAMANLLDYDIYDLELTAVKDNNQLRRLLIETTCKSIILIEDIDCSLDLTGQRNKKKARDEENNDEKDPLKSKLVKDKVESEKKGSDVTLSGLLNFIDGIWSACGEERIIVFTTNYMDKLDPALVRPGRMDVHIELSYCRYDAFKVLAKNYLKLESHSLFQPIERLLKETNITPASVAENLMPRSLKTTTVEACLRNLVVLLEKPNQENKLKSEQETMLDSGVKSTVTSEESSKEETS, from the exons ATGGACAAGTTTTCAGAGTATAGTTCATGGCTTGCAGCTCTTATGTTCTGTTGGACGTTATATCGTCATTACCTCCCTTCCAAAATACGTGAGTCCATTGAGTATTTTAGCAGCCGTTTTACACACAAATTTGCTAATTATTTCTCCCCTTACCTAGATATTACCTTCAATGAGTACACTGGTCGTTTCACTCGAAGCGAAGCTTACACGGCCATCCAAAACTACCTCAGTGATAAGTCTTCCGCCAAAGCCAAAAGCATGAATGCTGATTATATCCAAGATAGTAAGTCCTTGTTGCTTAAATTGGGGGATAATGAGGAGATCATGGATGTCTATGATGGTATTCAAGTCTGGTGGTCTTTCAAAAAAGAAGAATCCAGTCAGCCATCCTTCTCTTTCTTTCCAACTACCCCTGAAAAAAG ATCCTACACACTGGTGTTTCATGGCAAATACAGAAAGTTAATACTAGACAAATATTTGCCATATGTTTTAGAGGAAGGAGAATCAATCGCAGTTCAAAAAAGGAGGCGAAAATTGTTTACAAACAATGCAAGTGGTGAAGAAGGTATGTGGGATCACATTGAGTTCAAACACCCTGCAAGATTCGAGATGTTGGCAATGGAGGAATCTAAGAAACAAATGATTCTTGATGACTTACAATGGTTCAAGAGCGCGGAAAAGTATTACGCGCAAATTGGAAAGCCATGGAAGCGAGGCTATCTTCTTTATGGTCCCCCTGGGACTGGCAAATCAACTCTAGTAGCAGCAATGGCTAATCTTCTAGACTACGACATCTACGATCTTGAATTGACAGCGGTTAAGGATAACAATCAACTAAGAAGGTTATTAATTGAAACCACTTGTAAGTCCATCATTTTGATAGAAGATATAGATTGTTCATTGGATTTGACAGGTCAAAGAAACAAGAAAAAAGCAAGAGATGAGGAAAATAATGATGAAAAAGATCCATTGAAGAGTAAACTTGTAAAAGATAAAGTTGAAAGTGAAAAGAAAGGAAGTGACGTTACTTTGTCTGGTTTGCTAAACTTCATTGACGGAATATGGTCAGCTTGTGGAGAAGAAAGAATCATCGTGTTTACTACCAATTATATGGACAAACTTGATCCGGCTCTAGTACGACCAGGCAGAATGGATGTTCATATTGAGTTGTCATATTGTAGATATGATGCATTCAAGGTGTTGGCTaagaattatttgaaactcgaaTCACATTCATTGTTCCAACCTATTGAGAGATTGTTAAAGGAAACAAATATTACTCCTGCGAGTGTAGCCGAGAATTTGATGCCTAGATCACTCAAAACTACTACTGTTGAGGCTTGTTTGCGGAATTTAGTTGTACTCCTTGAAAAGCCAAACCAAGAAAACAAGTTGAAATCTGAGCAAGAAACTATGTTGGATAGTGGAGTGAAGTCAACAGTGACCTCAGAGGAGTCATCCAAGGAGGAAACTTCCTAA